The genomic segment ATAAAGGCCGTGGTTTATTGCCCTTTAAAAAAGGGGCTTTTCAAATGGCGATTAATGCCGGTGTGCCTATTTTGCCGGTCTGTGTAAGTACCTATATTAATCATATGCAGCTTAATCAGTGGCAGGGCACCGAGCTTTTGATGAAATCGCTGGCGCCTATTCCTACTGTAGGCTTAACGCAGGATGATTTGCCCGCTTTAATTGAGCAATGCCGCAATCAAATGCAAGCGTGTATTCAGGCGCTAGATGAGCAATTAATGCAGGCTCGTTAAATATAGGGCGAGTTTATTGAGTACCCAATCGCCATCGTCCAGTGGTAAATCGTGCCCTGCCTGAGTGTGAACCCAGCAGGGTACTTGCCATTTTTCTGCCAGCGTTTGCGAGCAGGCCGGGCTGACCAGCTGATCTTTGGCCCCAGATAAGAGTAAAAGTGGCACATCGGGTTTGTTGGCACGATATAGCATCGCCGCAGCGAGTTGGCGCAGGATATTGGCCCGTGAAACAGGAAACTGCTTTTGGAATTGAATCCATTGGGCTAATGCGGCTTGAGGCTGGCTGGTGCTGGTTAATTCTAAAATGATTATTTCTTTACCTGCCGTATCACTGAATAATAAGCGGATTAAAGCGGGAAGGCTTTGCAGGCGCAGGCGGTGATAAAAAGGATTAAAGGGCCGCAAGCTGGTATTGATCAGAATGCAGGCCCGTATTTCTTTGGGGAACGCATTAGCCCATGCAACGGCAGCCATAGCACCAAGGGATATGGCCAGCACATAAAATGGGCCGCTGCATTGCTGATTAATTAAAGTCTGGCGGATATGGCCGACCATATCGCGAATATGGATCAGGCTTTTTTCCTGATGTAAAAGGCCATTGCCCGGCCAGTCAATTGTGATCAGTCTGTCATTGGGGTAAGCCGCTTGGAGCTTGGGAATAAAATCACCCCAATGCCGAGATTCCCGCATCAGCCCGCGTAATAAAACCCATGTCTTCATAATATGCCATACCACAAAGCTTCTGCTTCTTCTTTGCAGTTTAAATAATGATTGGTTTTGGGTAGCCAATGGTGGTGATCGTGTACCGCACGTAATAGAAATTCAAAAAGCAATAAATGGCTGCGTAATACACGTTGTTGGCGATGCGGCACAATAGGGTTAAATAGGCCAAGCAACGACATTAATTGGCGTGGGTTTTTTTTAACCCATAGCCATGAGCCTAATTCTAAAGTCAGTGGTAAAAACAAATGGCCGCTGCCGGTGTTCTGCTGATAAAGATAATCCCAAATGTCTCCATGAGTACAATATTGCAAAGCCTGTGGTTCTATCACATAGGGGTGGTGCGGATAGCTTTGATCAAACAAAGCTTTTAGCGCATAGATTTCAGGTAAATTGGGAAAAGGGGTGCGGGTATGGGCATAGGGAAACCATATTCTGTCCCTTAAGCCAAATCCTGAATGGCAATCGAGCGCGATGCTAAATGGGCTGCTGAGTAATTGAGATTTAACTACATGGCAAAGCGCTTGGTTTTCTAATTCCATTTGCGAATTAAATTCACCTCTGTACCAAGGCAAAAGAGGGCTGATGCGGTGGCCCCCCACCAAAAAAGACGTTTTTTCACTGGATTCAACTGGGGCATTACGCATTAAATCGATGCCATGCCCGTTGCTGCGGGTGCCTCGGGCAATGCCGACAGGATTAATCAGCGGC from the Iodobacter fluviatilis genome contains:
- a CDS encoding M14 family zinc carboxypeptidase; protein product: MLQLPELVELEEIILQAGDALHLQQHGEVKSAEISFPLYSISMGCQKPEAPVLGFFGGVHGLERIGSQIVLAFLRSLLVRQRWDSSLQRKLDTMRLVFMPLINPVGIARGTRSNGHGIDLMRNAPVESSEKTSFLVGGHRISPLLPWYRGEFNSQMELENQALCHVVKSQLLSSPFSIALDCHSGFGLRDRIWFPYAHTRTPFPNLPEIYALKALFDQSYPHHPYVIEPQALQYCTHGDIWDYLYQQNTGSGHLFLPLTLELGSWLWVKKNPRQLMSLLGLFNPIVPHRQQRVLRSHLLLFEFLLRAVHDHHHWLPKTNHYLNCKEEAEALWYGIL
- a CDS encoding alpha/beta fold hydrolase, with amino-acid sequence MKTWVLLRGLMRESRHWGDFIPKLQAAYPNDRLITIDWPGNGLLHQEKSLIHIRDMVGHIRQTLINQQCSGPFYVLAISLGAMAAVAWANAFPKEIRACILINTSLRPFNPFYHRLRLQSLPALIRLLFSDTAGKEIIILELTSTSQPQAALAQWIQFQKQFPVSRANILRQLAAAMLYRANKPDVPLLLLSGAKDQLVSPACSQTLAEKWQVPCWVHTQAGHDLPLDDGDWVLNKLALYLTSLH